In a genomic window of Gossypium arboreum isolate Shixiya-1 chromosome 9, ASM2569848v2, whole genome shotgun sequence:
- the LOC108456860 gene encoding phosphoenolpyruvate carboxylase 2 yields the protein MAGRKVEKMASIDAQLRLLAPGKVSEDDKLVEYDALLLDRFLDILQDLHGEDIRETVQECYELSAEYEGKHDPKILEELGKVLTSLDPGDSIVVTKSFSHMLNLGNLAEEVQIAYRRRIKLKKGDFADESSATTESDIEETFKRLVGQLNKSPEEVFDALKNQTVDLVLTAHPTQSVRRSLLQKHGRIRNCLTQLYAKDITPDDKQELDEALQREIQAAFRTDEIRRNPPTPQDEMRAGMSYFHETIWKGVPKFLRRVDTALKNIGINERVPYNAPLIQFSSWMGGDRDGNPRVTPEVTRDVCLLARMMAANLYFSQIEDLMFELSMWRCSDELRIRADELHRSSKKDAKHYIEFWKQIPPNEPYRVILGDVRDKLYNTRERARSLLANGFSDIAEEAAFTNVEQFLEPLELCYRSLCACGDRPIADGSLLDFLRQVSTFGLSLVRLDIRQESDRHTDVLDAITKHLDIGSYREWPEERRQEWLLSELRGKRPLFGPDLPKTEEVADVLDTFHVISELPSDSFGAYIISMATAPSDVLAVELLQRECHVKQPLRVVPLFEKLADLEAAPAAVARLFSIDWYRDRINGKQEVMIGYSDSGKDAGRLSAAWQLYKAQEELVKVAKQYGVKLTMFHGRGGTVGRGGGPTHLAILSQPPDTIHGSLRVTVQGEVIEQSFGEEHLCFRTLQRFTAATLEHGMHPPVSPNPEWRALMDEMAVVATKEYRSVVFQEPRFVEYFRLATPELEYGRMNIGSRPSKRKPSGGIESLRAIPWIFAWTQTRFHLPVWLGFGAAFKHVIQKDIKNLHMLQEMHNQWPFFRVTMDLIEMVFAKGDPGIAALYDKLLVSKELWPFGENLRANYEDTKRLVLQVAGHRDLLEGDPYLRQRLRLRDAYITTLNVCQAYTLKRIRDPDYHVKVRPHLSREYMESSKAAAELVKLNPTSEYAPGLEDTLILTMKGIAAGMQNTG from the exons ATGGCAGGTAGAAAAGTAGAGAAGATGGCTTCAATAGATGCACAACTAAGGCTATTAGCACCTGGGAAAGTCTCTGAGGATGATAAGTTGGTTGAATATGATGCTCTGCTACTGGATCGTTTTCTTGATATTCTTCAGGATTTGCATGGAGAGGATATCAGAGAAACG GTTCAAGAATGCTACGAGCTTTCTGCGGAGTACGAAGGAAAGCATGATCCTAAAATATTGGAGGAGCTTGGCAAGGTACTTACAAGCTTGGATCCTGGGGACTCAATTGTTGTTACCAAATCATTTTCCCACATGCTTAACTTGGGAAACTTGGCCGAGGAGGTTCAAATTGCATATAGACGAAGGATTAAGTTGAAGAAAGGAGATTTTGCTGATGAGAGTTCAGCAACAACTGAATCAGATATTGAAGAGACGTTCAAGCGGCTTGTGGGGCAGTTGAACAAGTCCCCTGAAGAAGTTTTTGATGCTTTGAAGAATCAGACTGTAGATTTAGTCTTAACTGCACATCCTACACAGTCTGTTCGAAGATCTTTACTTCAAAAACACGGAAG GATACGTAATTGTTTGACACAATTGTATGCTAAAGACATTACACCTGATGATAAGCAGGAACTTGATGAGGCACTACAAAGGGAG ATTCAAGCTGCTTTTCGCACAGATGAGATCCGAAGGAATCCTCCCACCCCACAAGATGAGATGAGAGCAGGAATGAGCTACTTCCACGAGACAATCTGGAAAGGTGTACCAAAATTCTTGCGTCGTGTTGACACGGCTTTGAAGAACATAGGGATAAATGAACGTGTTCCATACAATGCCCCTCTTATTCAATTCTCTTCATGGATGGGAGGGGATCGTGATG GAAACCCCAGGGTAACTCCTGAAGTTACAAGAGATGTCTGCTTATTAGCTAGAATGATGGCTGCTAACTTGTACTTCTCCCAAATAGAGGATCTTATGTTTGAG TTATCAATGTGGCGTTGCAGCGATGAACTTCGTATTCGTGCAGATGAACTCCATAGGTCCTCCAAAAAGGATGCAAAGCATTACATAG AATTTTGGAAACAGATTCCTCCAAATGAGCCATATCGCGTTATTCTTGGTGATGTGAGGGACAAGCTGTATAATACACGTGAACGTGCTCGTAGCCTGTTGGCCAATGGATTTTCTGACATTGCTGAAGAAGCAGCATTTACCAATGTGGAGCAG TTTCTGGAGCCTCTTGAACTCTGCTATAGATCACTCTGTGCTTGTGGTGATCGGCCAATAGCTGATGGAAGCCTTCTTGATTTCTTACGGCAAGTTTCTACCTTTGGGCTTTCACTTGTGAGACTTGATATCCGACAGGAATCTGACAGACATACTGATGTCCTTGATGCTATCACAAAGCACCTGGATATTGGATCTTATCGAGAATGGCCTGAGGAACGCCGACAGGAATGGCTCTTATCTGAACTCAGAGGCAAGCGCCCTCTATTCGGCCCTGATCTTCCCAAAACAGAAGAAGTTGCTGATGTATTGGACACATTTCATGTCATTTCTGAACTGCCTTCAGACAGCTTTGGTGCCTATATAATCTCAATGGCTACAGCCCCATCTGATGTGCTTGCTGTTGAGCTTTTACAACGTGAATGCCATGTAAAGCAACCATTACGGGTAGTTCCATTGTTTGAAAAACTCGCTGATCTTGAAGCTGCTCCTGCTGCTGTGGCTCGTCTCTTCTCTATAGATTGGTACAGAGACCGGATCAATGGGAAACAGGAAGTGATGATAGGTTATTCAGATTCAGGAAAGGATGCTGGCCGTCTTTCTGCAGCATGGCAGCTATACAAGGCTCAGGAGGAACTTGTAAAGGTGGCAAAGCAGTATGGTGTTAAGCTTACAATGTTCCATGGCCGAGGAGGGACAGTTGGAAGAGGAGGGGGACCCACGCATCTTGCTATATTGTCTCAACCACCCGATACAATTCATGGATCACTTCGTGTAACAGTTCAAGGTGAAGTTATTGAACAATCATTTGGAGAGGAGCACTTGTGCTTCAGGACGCTTCAACGTTTTACTGCTGCTACACTTGAGCATGGAATGCATCCCCCTGTCTCACCAAATCCAGAATGGCGTGCACTCATGGATGAAATGGCAGTAGTTGCAACAAAGGAATACCGTTCTGTAGTCTTCCAGGAACCTCGCTTTGTTGAATACTTCCGCCTA GCAACACCAGAATTGGAGTATGGTCGGATGAATATTGGAAGCCGTCCATCAAAAAGGAAACCAAGTGGAGGCATTGAATCACTCCGTGCAATCCCATGGATCTTTGCATGGACTCAAACAAGATTTCATTTACCTGTGTGGCTTGGCTTTGGGGCTGCATTTAAGCACGTCATTCAGAAGGATATAAAGAATCTCCACATGCTCCAGGAGATGCACAACCAATGGCCTTTCTTTAGGGTCACAATGGACTTAATTGAAATGGTATTTGCCAAGGGAGACCCTGGAATCGCTGCCTTATATGACAAGCTGCTAGTGTCAAAGGAACTCTGGCCCTTTGGAGAGAACTTGAGAGCTAACTATGAAGACACTAAACGACTTGTTCTCCAG GTTGCTGGACACAGAGATCTTCTTGAAGGTGACCCTTACCTGAGGCAGAGGCTCCGACTTCGTGATGCTTACATCACAACCCTTAATGTGTGCCAAGCGTACACTTTGAAAAGGATCCGTGACCCTGATTATCATGTCAAGGTCAGGCCTCACTTATCCAGGGAATACATGGAATCAAGCAAGGCGGCAGCTGAGCTTGTGAAACTTAACCCTACAAGCGAGTATGCTCCTGGTCTGGAAGACACCCTTATTTTGACCATGAAGGGTATTGCTGCTGGAATGCAAAACACTGGTTAA
- the LOC108456234 gene encoding uncharacterized protein LOC108456234 has product MKSKLSVEDYIQFLSSHKQRPLTINFLNQIISIHGFKKLTKHKKELSDAVETLDLMDLSRSTLKSSISSNAWLTEKEVIGDLNCLEWQECCVTSIQALNSSPLPDQQSNPKPQAKRKRGNTEGADSFSSGLLSLQSS; this is encoded by the exons ATGAAATCCAAGTTATCTGTAGAAGACTACATCCAGTTCCTTTCCTCTCACAAGCAACGCCCTCTCACCATCAATTTCCTCAACCAG ATTATCTCCATTCACGGTTTTAAGAAACTGACGAAACACAAG AAAGAGTTGAGTGATGCGGTGGAGACGCTTGATCTGATGGATCTATCACGTTCGACGCTGAAATCGAGCATATCGTCGAACGCGTGGTTGACAGAGAAGGAGGTAATTGGAGACCTCAATTGTCTTGAGTGGCAAGAGTGTTGCGTTACCTCCATCCAAGCCCTAAACTCTTCTCCCTTACCTGATCAACAATCCAACCCTAAACCCCAAGCCAAACGGAAGAGAGGTAATACCGAAGGCGCTGATTCTTTCTCTTCCGGTTTGCTTTCCCTTCAATCGTCTTGA
- the LOC108456514 gene encoding uncharacterized protein LOC108456514, which yields MADKKEGGIVKIGQVEGMKMAVSILKEFELPEGLLPLANVVEVGYVKDTGYMWIVQEKKVEHEFKMISKLVSYDTDINGIVEKKRIKKLKGVKAKELMLWAPVSEITIDDKQPEKIHFKSLAGITKTFPVEAFAAGQ from the coding sequence ATGGCAGATAAAAAGGAAGGAGGCATCGTGAAGATAGGTCAAGTGGAAGGAATGAAAATGGCAGTTTCCATTTTGAAGGAGTTCGAGCTTCCTGAAGGGCTTCTCCCTTTGGCTAACGTTGTTGAAGTGGGTTACGTGAAGGACACTGGGTACATGTGGATTGTGCAAGAGAAGAAGGTGGAGCATGAGTTCAAGATGATCAGCAAGTTGGTGAGTTATGACACTGACATCAATGGCATTGTCGAGAAGAAAAGGATCAAGAAACTCAAGGGAGTCAAGGCCAAGGAGTTGATGTTGTGGGCGCCTGTGAGTGAGATCACCATTGATGATAAACAACCAGAAAAGATCCATTTCAAGAGTCTTGCTGGTATCACCAAAACTTTCCCCGTCGAGGCTTTTGCTGCTGGCCAGTGA